GGGGCGGGCTTGATCAAGCTGCGCCACGACCGCTGCTGGCGCGACTTGACCTGCCTTTTCTACCACTACGAGACCCAACCTCTGCCGAATCCGCTCAGCTGGTATTTTCACCATCTTCCCCGATGGGTCCACCGCGTCTCCGTGCTCGCCAGCCACTTCGTCCAGCTGATCGTGCCCTTCGGGCTGTTCGCGCCTCAGCCGGTCGCGTCGTTCGCTGGCGGCTTGATCATCTTTCACCAGCTATGGCTGATCGTGAGCGGCAACTACTCGTGGCTCAACTGGCTCACGGCGACGCTCGGCATTACCGCTTTTTGCGACTCGACGCTCGCCGCTGTTTTCCCGCTGGAGGTTCCCCCGACCGAACCGCGCCCCGCCGCTTTCGACGCCTTGCTCTGGGCGATCGCAGCCGCCACCGTCTTGCTCAGTGTCCGGCCCGTATTGAACCTCTTTTCCCGAAATCAACTGATGAACTACAGCTACAACCGTTATCACCTGGTGAACACCTACGGCGCTTTCGGCAGCGTCACGAAGGAGCGTTACGAGATCGTTCTCGAAGCGACGGACGCGCCGACGCCCGACGACGAGAGCCGGTGGCGGGAGTACGAGTTCGCGGGCAAGCCCGGCGATCCGCGGCGGCTCCCGCCGCAGGTCGCGCCCTACCATCTGCGACTGGACTGGCTGATGTGGTTTTTGCCCTTCTCGGTCGCCGTCGGCCCCCGCGGCATCCGGGTGCGCAGCCACGAGCCCTGGTTCATGCGCTTGGTCGAAAAGCTGCTGGAAGCCGACGCGGCGACGCTGAAGCTGCTCAGGCGAAACCCTTTTCCCCGCGGCCGCCCGACTTTCGTCCGCGCGCTCTTCTATCTCTACCGTTACACCGACGCCCGCGAGCGCAGGGCAACCGGCTGCTGGTGGCGGCGAAGCCGCGTCGGCGTCTACCTTCCGCCGACGTCGCTGCGCGATCTGCGGTCCTGGAGATAGCTCGGGCGTTCACGCTTCGGCCGCGGATCACGCAACGGCGACTCCTCGGCCCTGCAGCCGGGATACCCGCTGACCTCGATTGCGATCCGGACCGGGCCGATTTGACATTGCCTTGCGCGCCTGCCATGCTCGCGGTGGCATGCGCGCGCTCGCGATCTGGATCCTGGCTCTGGTATTCCTGGCGGGCGGTCCCATCGAGGCAATGATCCAGGCATCATCGCCGGCCTCGAGCCAAGCCGCCGAGCCGGATTCCGAAACGGCTGAAGCGGAGGAGCTTTCCTCGCAACCACGCCGGGTCAAGATCCGCCATCGCCGTGCGCCAACGTCCCTGAGGTACCGCGCCGTCCCAGCGCAGCTGCACGCGCGGCCGGCGGCCGTCGCGCCTCCGTTCCACGCACCGCGCGAAAGCCTGCACACCCTCCACGCCGTTTACCGAATCTAGACGTCTCCCCGCGATGATTGCCGGATCGGCAATGCGCCGATCCAACGCATTCGGTTTGCACCGAAAGGGAGAAGTCTATGGATTGGGAACGGATATTCCTGTGGACCGGTTTCAACATCTTTGTGTTGGGCATGCTCGCCCTCGACCTCGGCGTTTTTCACCGCAAAGCCCACGTCGTCTCGATGCGAGAAGCCGCGCTCTGGAGCGCGGTGTGGATCGCTCTGGCGCTGGTGTTCAACGTCGGAATTTACCTTTTCTGGGGACGCGACCCTGCGCTGGAGTTTTTCACCGGTTACGTGATTGAAAAATCGTTGAGCGTCGACAACCTCTTCGTCTTCCTCATGATCTTTCATTACTTCGCGACTCCCGCCGAGTATCAGCACCGAATCCTTTTCTGGGGAATCGTCGGCGCGTTGATCATGCGGGCGATCTTCATCGTCGCCGGCGCTTCACTGCTGGAGAACTTTCACTGGACGATTTACGTGTTCGGCGGCTTCCTGATCATCACCGGCCTCAAGATGCTGGCGCAAGGCGATCACAAGATCGAGCCGGCGAGAAACCCTGCGGTCCGGCTGATGCGGCGGCTGCTGCCGATCACGGCCGAGTACGAGGACCAGCGCTTTTTCGTCCGGAAAAACGGCCGCTGTTGGGCCACCCCGCTGCTGCTGGTTCTGGTCGTCGTGGAAACCACCGACGTCGTCTTCGCGGTCGATTCCATTCCGGCGATTTTCGCCATTACCCGTGATCCGTTCATCGTTTACACCTCCAACGTGTTCGCCATCCTGGGGCTGCGTGCGCTCTACTTCTTACTGGCGGGCGTCCTGGAGATGTTCCGG
This genomic interval from Candidatus Zixiibacteriota bacterium contains the following:
- a CDS encoding TerC family protein, producing MDWERIFLWTGFNIFVLGMLALDLGVFHRKAHVVSMREAALWSAVWIALALVFNVGIYLFWGRDPALEFFTGYVIEKSLSVDNLFVFLMIFHYFATPAEYQHRILFWGIVGALIMRAIFIVAGASLLENFHWTIYVFGGFLIITGLKMLAQGDHKIEPARNPAVRLMRRLLPITAEYEDQRFFVRKNGRCWATPLLLVLVVVETTDVVFAVDSIPAIFAITRDPFIVYTSNVFAILGLRALYFLLAGVLEMFRYLKIGLSLVLCFVGTKMVIVDVYEIPIVVSLGVVASILGLAFAASLIARPSERPAAPARRLSAPARAGSGPVVICGALAAAAAALFMVKWASIGSGPSWHAAATAIRLAESEIAEAKWIYGGALRSRTGAAEQTLERAWSYLQQDRFREAIDAAREARDTVRGGADDILSRN
- a CDS encoding lipase maturation factor family protein, which codes for MTFEDVWIVRWVVQRALAAIYMIAFAVVLRQFKPLLGANGLQPVPEFLAYRRFAEAPSLFHWRYSDRLVDAVGWTGLALAGVLVLGLPDRGPVWLSTAVWIALWFLYLSIVNVGQPFYGFGWETMLLEAGFFAAFMGPSTLEPSIVPVLILRWMLFRTELGAGLIKLRHDRCWRDLTCLFYHYETQPLPNPLSWYFHHLPRWVHRVSVLASHFVQLIVPFGLFAPQPVASFAGGLIIFHQLWLIVSGNYSWLNWLTATLGITAFCDSTLAAVFPLEVPPTEPRPAAFDALLWAIAAATVLLSVRPVLNLFSRNQLMNYSYNRYHLVNTYGAFGSVTKERYEIVLEATDAPTPDDESRWREYEFAGKPGDPRRLPPQVAPYHLRLDWLMWFLPFSVAVGPRGIRVRSHEPWFMRLVEKLLEADAATLKLLRRNPFPRGRPTFVRALFYLYRYTDARERRATGCWWRRSRVGVYLPPTSLRDLRSWR